The Oncorhynchus mykiss isolate Arlee chromosome 20, USDA_OmykA_1.1, whole genome shotgun sequence genomic sequence TTTAGGCTGAACTCACTGCTATTTTTACTTTACACCACTTGGGTTTTGTTGGTCTTCGCTACCAAACTGCCTGTTTAGTaacaaaccctctctctctctctctgaaggtcCAGGTAAACAGCGTCTGGTCTACTTCTGTATTGACATCTGCTTCCCTAGTAacatctgtgtgtctgtctgcttctACTACCTGCCGGAGTGACCTGCCATCATCCACTGTCAGGCAGCACATACCAACGCTGATCAGGGAAACAAAGTGATCCTTCTCATCCCTGCTAAGTCGCcggctgcaaaaaaaaaaaaacctattTGAATACAACCGGGGAACAGCAGCCAGCTTTGACTCAATACTGCAGATACCTTAGTCCCTTCTAAGCTTTCGCCCCAGTCCTTTCCATTCCGAGGGAAGGAAACAAGCTGTCAAGTTTATCTGCAGACTCCCCTCGTCACCCTCCCTTCATGTTTAATACCTTCCCTTGTGGCAGTTTTGGAGAGTATAAGAGTCCGTTTTTTTTGTGCTTGTTATTTCCTGTACTGCAACCCACAGCAGATGAGTCATTGTGTGTGTAACCATTCCTGTTTATTGGATTGTGTTAAAATTACTTGATCCCTTCAATAAAGAACAGTTGTGTAAAATACAGATTGTCTCTTTTACTATAGAGAAGGGAAATAGAATCTTTCCAACACTTCAGACTAAAAAACAAAGCCTTTGTGGTAGTTCCTGTTATGATGTATTAAACAGAGAATCAAGACAAAAGCACCACAGAGTAAATGTTACACACCAGTTAGTCTTTACTGGAATTCATCATATCCTGTACAGTCACACATTGGGACTCAGTCCACATTACAGATATCCATCAGTTTTTCAAAGACCTCACATTTGAGACTTTTCACCTTTGATTAAGCTATTGAACCCAAATACATGAATCTAGCTATGGCCCAGAGTTTTTCATGGTAAGTGAACTCCTCGCCCAAGCTATAAGACACAAACAAGCCCATAGACCTCCTTGTATCCCCAATCTGTCAAAATGTGGTCCTTATGAGAAATATAAAAACAACCTCTCTTATCCTGATAAATCAAAAGCTTTTGTGGAAGCAGACAGACGGGTGtgtggatatagatatatatacagtcACAGAGCTTCGCTGTAGTGTAGCTCCTTCTCATCCACTGGTCTCCTCAGCCCAGCACGCTGTCGTTAAAGGCCAGACACACCACAGCTTTCTGATGGCCGCTGTACTCCCTCTTGATCTCACCAGTCTCCACACACCACAGCCGTGCCAGGTTGTCAGAGGAGGCTGGAAGGAAATTCATCACATTTACTGATTGATCCGTTGGAGCACAAGTCAGAACTGCCCAAAAGTGAGTTAACTAATGAGTTTGAGGCTCCATGCCGTCGCGGCTCAGGATTAATCATCACAATCTAGCCACACTAGAAAGGACGGAAGTCAGTCACTTTCCAACAGCAAAAACTATCCCTTACCCtagatcagggctctccaaccctgttcctggagagctaccctcctgtaagtTGATGCTcaaaccccagttgtaactaaactgatcagcttatcaaccagctaattgtTAGAATCgggtgcgctagattagggttggagtgaaaacctacaggaacagAGCTAGATAAAGTGTAAATACACATGAATCATTTAGTTGTTATCGTGCATAATAAAACACACTGGGAAGAAATATAACACTGACCTGTGACAATGTACTGTGAGTCTCCAGAGAAGGCACAGTCCCACATCCAACCTCGGGACGTCTCTCCAGGGTTATTACTCTTGATGCTCAGCTCCGTCATCAGAGAGAAGTTAGATGTTCTCCAGATCTTACACGTCTGGTCCGCCGAGCAGGTCGCCAGCAGACTGTGGAGAAAAGACACAGTTAAGTCAcatatacagtaactatacaaGACATGCAATCAAAGCCTCCTACTTCTAAATAGTTCATGCTGGATTATGCACACATTCCTTAAAAAAATGTGTGTGGTGTACTCACGTGGAATCAGGACTAAATTTGCAGCGGAGGGAGTAGCGCTTATGAGCGGGGATCTTGGTTTTGGGGATGAGCTGTGTCACCTCGTCACCCATCCCTCCTGCTAGGTTCCACACGTAACAGTTTCCCTGTGAGAGATGGACAGTGATCACAATTTAAACTCAAattagcacttttttttttttttattggtaaattattctgaacaaaaatataaacgtaacatgtaaagtgttggtcccatgtttcatgcgctgaaataaaaaaagattccagaaatgttccatatgcacaaaaagcttatttctctcaaattttgtgcacaaatttgtttacatccctgttagtgagcatttctcgtttgccaagataatccatccacctgacaggtgtggcatatcaagaagctgattaaaaactCTACAGCATCTGTGTCCCCCctgcgggatggttgagctaacgtgcgctaatgtgattagcatgaggttgtaagtaacaagaacatagacatatctgatatgggcagaaagctaaaatttgtgttaatctaactgcactgtccaatttacagtagctgttacagtgaaataataccatgctattgtttgagtgtGCATAGTTATGAACTTTAAAATgcattaataaaccaattaggcacatttgggcagtcttgatacaacattttgaacggAAATGCAATTGTTTATTGGATCAGTCTacaactttgcacatacaccGCTGCCATCTAGTAGCctaaatctaaattgcacctagaTTACTAAGTCATATATTGGCctctctcttgcatttcaaagatggaagAAAAATACGAGCTAACAGATttcatgtgttatattctcctacattaatttcacatttctacaaacttcaaagtgtttcctttcacatggtatcaaaaatatgcatatccttgacttaggtcctgagctacaggcagttagatttgggtccgatccttattaaacagcatgatcattacacagatgcacattgtgctgaggacaataaaaggccactctaaaatgtgcagttatgtcacacaacgccacaaattggcatgctgactgcaggaatgtccaccggagccgttgccagagaattttatattaatttctctaccataagccgccaaAGTCCAAAGTAATTTTAGAAAATGTGGCAGTATGTCCGaatggcctcacaaccgcagaccacgtgtaaccacctgcaggattgtctgagaccagccacccagacagctgatgaaactgaggagtattttggtctgtaataaagcccatGTGAGGAAAAATGTATTCCGATTGGCTGGGCCTacctccccagtgggtgggcctatgccttccCAGGCCCATTCATGTCTGTGCCCCTAcccagtcaagtgaaatccatagattagggcctaatttatttatttcaattaactgatttccttctatgaactgtaactcagtaaaatctttgaaattgttgcatttatatttttgttcagtatagtttagcagccagctatctaaacttatcATGGTCGAAATGTTTAGAATTGTACAAAATTAGCTCTAAAACAGCTCATTTCCTCTCTGACCAATTGCAAAATTAGTAGAATTGAATGAAATGAGTTAGAAAATGGCTAAATCTTCTCtcagccccatggcaaaatgtgtagaattgaatgAAATGAGTTAGAAAATGGCTAAATCTTCTCtcagccccatggcaaaatgtgtagaattgaatgAAATGAGTTAGAAAATGGCTAAATCTTCTCTCAGCCCCATGGAAAAATTAGTAGAATTGAATGAAATTAGTTAGAAAATGGCTAAATCTTCTCtcagccccatggcaaaatgtgtagaattgaatgAAATGAGTTAGAAAATGGCTAAATCTTCTCtcagccccatggcaaaatgtgtagaattgaatgAAATGAGTTAGAAAATGGCTAAATCTTCTCtcagccccatggcaaaatgtgtagaattgaatgAAATTAGTTAGAAAATGGCTAAATCTTCTCtcagccccatggcaaaatgtgtagaattgaatgAAATTAGTTAGAAAATGGCTAAATCTTCTCtcagccccatggcaaaatgtgtagaattgcagcaaacgtGCTTTAAAACATTTGCTCTACaccccatggaaaaatgtgtcGTATTAGACTAAATTAACTCTAAAACAGGGATGGGCAACCGCCCATTCTTGAAGGCCCTCAGTAGGGGTTTCAACTTACTGTTTCGAGTTAGAATAGAGACTACAGAAAGTGACATTTCAAAAATGtgcctcttgttatgtcagtcaggTAACTTTTTTAGATAGCTTAGCGCCCAGCTAGCTTGGCAATCTAAACTTGTTATCAATGTCGAATTACCGGCTGGGGGCCCCCCGTTGATTTGGTTATGGAGTCTCACTCAGAtataatatactttgatttgttttaaaaaaaatggttactacatgattccatgtgttatttcatagttctgatgtcttcactattattctacaatgtagaaaatagtaaagataaagaaaaacccttgaatgagtaggtgtgtccaaacttttgactggcactatAGTTGCACAGACCCGTGAGAAACTGTGGCACCTCATGACGAGTTCAGATGTTTTCTGTCCCcaaccccatcaaagttgcccatccctgtacTAGAGTGTCCAGTATAACAAAATTATATTTTTAAGCACACTGACCGAGCTATTGACTGCTGCCATGTAGCTGGCGTCTGGGTCAATGTGGACTGAGTTGATGGACACTTCTGGTTCAGGAATAAGCTGCTCGTTGTGATCGGTCTTCAGATCCCAGATATGGATCACACCGCTCTGGTCCCCCACGATCAATTCAGCCTGGAAAATACACAAGCCTGATTGAGAATCAATTAGATACAATAAGCAGAATTTAAAAAAAGGGTCAATAtgcagttgctacatacatttttggacttataaatgaattATATGTACCCAGGAGTTCAACTTCCATACCCCATCAAAACCCCAAATAAGCTCGTTTTACTATgtctgtaaacaaagtaaatgtaaacaaacactgtagacCATCAGAACATGGCTAAAACTATAATTGTGTTATCATGGATAGTCAGTCCTTGCATTCATAGCTCTGtccatgaatttgagagtggttacatttctccagcccaatCCCTCAGCTATTTACCGAAACAGTGGCAGGGACCAGCTGGCTGGAttatttacggacatattcaatctctccctatcccagtctgctgttcccattTGCTTCAAGACGTCCATCATTGTTCCTGTATCcaggaaagcaaaggtaactgaactaaatgactatcgcctcaTAGCACTCACTACtgttatcatgaagtgctttgagaggctagttaaggatcatatcacctctaccttacatcctagacccacttcaatttgcttaccgccccaatagatccacagacgatgcaatcgccatcgcactgcacactgccctatcccatctggacaaaaggaatacatatataataatcctgttcattgactacagctcagccttcaacaccatagtgccctccaagctcatcattaagctcaaggCCCTAAGTCTGaactgtgcaactggatcctggacttcctgatgggccgcccccaggtggtgaaggtagtaaACAACACCTGCACTTCgcagatcctcaacacagggaccccacaagggtgcatgctcagccccctcctgtactccctgttcacccatgaccgaGTGACCACGCACTCCAACATCAAGTTCAgaagacacaacagtagtagacctgattacagacaatgacaagacagcctacagggaggaggtgagttccctggcggagtggtgccaggaaaaaaacatcaacatcaacaaaacgaaggagctgattgtggacttcagg encodes the following:
- the LOC110499175 gene encoding target of rapamycin complex subunit lst8; the encoded protein is MNVNQGQGTVGSDPVILATAGYDHTVRFWQAHSGICTRTVQHQDSQVNSLEVTPDRSMIAAAGYQHIRMYDLNSNNPNPVINYDGVSKNITSVGFHEDGRWMYTGGEDCMARIWDLRSRNLQCQRIFQVNAPINCVCLHPNQAELIVGDQSGVIHIWDLKTDHNEQLIPEPEVSINSVHIDPDASYMAAVNSSGNCYVWNLAGGMGDEVTQLIPKTKIPAHKRYSLRCKFSPDSTLLATCSADQTCKIWRTSNFSLMTELSIKSNNPGETSRGWMWDCAFSGDSQYIVTASSDNLARLWCVETGEIKREYSGHQKAVVCLAFNDSVLG